From one Gossypium hirsutum isolate 1008001.06 chromosome D08, Gossypium_hirsutum_v2.1, whole genome shotgun sequence genomic stretch:
- the LOC107912329 gene encoding probable galactinol--sucrose galactosyltransferase 6, with product MVSNTCYCSRFLAINRSLPSIYLHSKSNQRRISLFFRSKQNFQKRVSSGISGVGVSGVSINPALSVLSFKRGDLKPPLKKEGVEGMTIKPAVRISERKLVVKERTILTGVPENVIATSGTAAGSVEGVFLGAVFDEENSRHVVPIGTLRDVRFMSCFRFKLWWMAQKMGDQGKDVPLETQFLLVETKDGSHLDSTEENQIVYTVFLPLIEGPFRAVLQGNQNDQLELCLESGDADTKASSFTHSVYIHAGTDPFTTITEAIRAVKLHLKTFRQRHEKKLPGIVDYFGWCTWDAFYQDVTQEGVEAGIESLAAGGTPPKFVIIDDGWQSVGGDAREEDKASSSADQAETKQQPLLRLTGIKENEKFQKKDDPTVGIKNIVNIAKEKHGLKYVYVWHAITGYWGGVRPGVEEMEGYGSRIRYPMVSKGVVDNEPGWKTDAIAVQGLGLVNPKNVYKFYNELHSYLADAGIDGVKVDVQCILETLGAELGGRVELTRQYHQALDASVGRNFPDNGIIACMSHNTDALYCSKQTAVVRASDDFYPRDPVSHTIHIAAVAYNSVFLGEFMQPDWDMFHSLHPAAEYHASARAISGGPVYVSDAPGRHNFELLKKLVLPDGSILRARLPGRPTRDCLFTDPARDGVSLLKIWNMNKYTGVLVVYNCQGAAWNSAARKNTFHQTKTDSLSGHVKGHDVHLISEASLDPEWAGDSAVYCHQTGELITLPYNAAMPVSLKVLEHEIFTITPIKHLAPGFSFAPLGLINMYNSGGAIVDLKYEVKDGAKLSELDIEYGGEGSGLRVRAENSSNELVGKVCMEIKGCGNFGAYSSAKPRQCSVGSSEVQFDYDSLSGLVKISLEKLPEEGTKVHVVEVEL from the exons ATGGTGTCAAATACTTGTTACTGTTCCCGATTCTTAGCTATAAATAGGAGTCTTCCTTCCATTTATCTTCATTCAAAATCTAATCAACGTCGAATTTCACTCTTCTTTAGAAGCAAGCAAAATTTTCAGAAACGTGTAAGTTCTGGTATTTCAGGCGTTGGGGTTTCCGGAGTTTCTATCAATCCAGCGCTATCGGTATTATCTTTTAAG AGAGGTGATTTAAAGCCACCTTTGAAGAAAGAAGGAGTAGAAGGAATGACGATTAAACCGGCGGTTAGGATCTCCGAGAGGAAATTAGTGGTAAAGGAGCGGACAATCCTGACCGGAGTTCCCGAAAATGTGATCGCAACTTCCGGTACGGCAGCCGGTTCGGTGGAGGGGGTTTTCCTTGGTGCGGTTTTTGATGAAGAGAACAGCAGGCATGTGGTGCCCATCGGGACTTTACGCGATGTCCGGTTCATGTCCTGCTTTAGGTTCAAGTTATGGTGGATGGCCCAGAAAATGGGAGATCAAGGCAAAGACGTTCCTCTCGAGACTCAATTCCTTTTGGTGGAAACCAAAGATGGGTCCCACCTGGACTCAACCGAAGAAAATCAGATTGTTTATACCGTATTCCTCCCTTTGATTGAAGGCCCCTTTCGAGCCGTCCTACAAGGCAACCAAAACGACCAGCTCGAGCTGTGTTTAGAGAGCGGCGACGCCGACACCAAAGCGTCGTCGTTTACGCATTCCGTTTATATCCACGCAGGCACAGACCCTTTCACTACAATCACCGAAGCAATCAGGGCCGTCAAATTACATCTCAAAACGTTCCGGCAACGTCACGAGAAAAAATTACCTGGGATTGTTGACTATTTCGGGTGGTGCACCTGGGACGCTTTTTACCAGGACGTTACTCAAGAAGGGGTCGAAGCTGGGATCGAGTCTTTAGCTGCCGGCGGGACCCCACCGAAGTTCGTGATCATCGACGACGGATGGCAATCTGTCGGCGGCGACGCCCGCGAAGAAGACAAAGCGTCCTCATCGGCCGATCAGGCTGAAACGAAACAACAGCCATTGCTTCGCTTGACGGGGATAAAAGAAAACGAGAAATTCCAGAAGAAGGATGATCCAACTGTGGGGATAAAAAACATCGTCAACATTGCGAAAGAAAAACACGGGTTAAAGTATGTGTACGTTTGGCATGCAATTACGGGGTACTGGGGTGGAGTCCGCCCTGGAGTTGAGGAAATGGAAGGATACGGGTCGAGAATCCGGTACCCAATGGTTTCTAAGGGAGTGGTGGATAATGAACCGGGTTGGAAAACCGATGCGATAGCTGTTCAAGGGTTGGGTTTAGTGAACCCGAAAAATGTGTACAAATTTTACAACGAATTGCACAGTTATCTGGCGGATGCGGGCATAGATGGAGTTAAGGTGGACGTGCAGTGCATTTTAGAAACTCTTGGAGCTGAACTCGGTGGCAGGGTGGAGTTGACGAGGCAATATCATCAGGCCCTTGACGCATCGGTGGGGAGGAATTTTCCAGACAATGGGATCATCGCTTGCATGAGCCATAACACTGATGCACTCTACTG TTCGAAACAGACGGCGGTGGTGAGAGCATCAGATGATTTCTACCCGCGCGACCCGGTCTCGCACACCATCCATATTGCAGCGGTGGCCTACAATAGTGTTTTCCTTGGGGAATTTATGCAACCCGATTGGGATATGTTCCACTCACTTCATCCGGCTGCTGAGTACCACGCCTCAGCCCGAGCTATTAGCGGTGGCCCCGTCTATGTCAG TGATGCGCCTGGGAGACACAACTTTGAGCTTCTGAAGAAACTGGTGTTGCCTGATGGGTCCATTCTTCGTGCTCGTTTGCCTGGACGCCCCACACGCGACTGCTTGTTTACAGATCCAGCTCGTGATGGCGTTAG CTTGTTGAAGATATGGAACATGAATAAGTACACCGGAGTTCTAGTTGTTTACAACTGCCAAGGTGCAGCATGGAACAGCGCGGCAAGGAAGAATACTTTCCACCAAACCAAGACAGACTCCTTATCAGGCCACGTAAAAGGTCATGATGTCCATCTCATTTCAGAGGCCTCATTGGACCCTGAATGGGCCGGTGACTCTGCAGTTTACTGTCACCAGACTGGTGAACTTATCACCCTTCCATACAATGCTGCCATGCCAGTGTCCCTCAAGGTCCTTGAGCATGAAATCTTCACAATAACACCTATCAAGCATTTGGCTCCTGGATTCAGTTTTGCACCCTTGGGACTCATCAACATGTACAACTCTGGTGGTGCCATTGTGGATTTAAAGTATGAAGTTAAAGATGGTGCCAAACTATCTGAGCTTGATATTGAATATGGAGGTGAAGGCAGTGGTCTTCGTGTGAGGGCGGAGAATTCTAGCAATGAACTGGTGGGAAAAGTTTGCATGGAAATAAAAGGTTGTGGCAACTTTGGTGCTTATTCATCAGCCAAGCCAAGACAGTGCAGCGTTGGGTCCAGTGAAGTTCAGTTCGACTATGATTCGTTGTCGGGATTGGTAAAGATCAGCTTGGAAAAATTGCCCGAGGAAGGGACGAAAGTCCATGTTGTTGAAGTTGAATTATGA